The following are from one region of the Plasmodium gaboni strain SY75 chromosome 12, whole genome shotgun sequence genome:
- a CDS encoding iron-sulfur subunit of succinate dehydrogenase: MLKKYELQGVMNILNKKLCNNKCRNDIIQAYSYIQKCFNNGSINKGFEMKKQVEQINKVNGEVVKKKKFSIFRYNPSNKKRPQMETFEVDIDNCGPMVLDVLIKIKDEIDSTLSFRRSCREGICGSCAMNINGKNGLACLTEVNRDKKEITEIQPLPNLYVMKDLVPDLTNFYNQYKSIDPWLKRKTKKEKGQKEFYQSIEDRKKLDGLYECIMCASCSTSCPSYWWNPEYYLGPATLMQAYRWIVDSRDEYTKERLMEVNDTMKLYRCHGIMNCTMCCPKGLDPAKAIKDMKNLVQENFSKDTIKEHSEYVKSKMEKTK, from the coding sequence atgttaaaaaaatatgaattaCAAGGGgttatgaatatattaaataaaaaattatgcAATAACAAGTGCCGTAACGATATCATACAAGCATATTCGTATATACAAAAATGTTTTAACAATGGATCTATAAATAAAGGATTTGAAATGAAAAAACAAGTTGAACAAATTAATAAAGTAAATGGAGAAGtggtaaaaaaaaaaaaattctcCATATTTCGTTACAACCCATCAAATAAGAAAAGACCACAAATGGAGACATTTGAAGTTGATATAGATAATTGTGGTCCGATGGTTTTAGatgtattaataaaaataaaagatgaAATTGATTCAACATTATCTTTTCGAAGAAGTTGTAGAGAAGGTATATGTGGGAGTTGTGCTATGAATATTAATGGAAAAAATGGTTTGGCTTGTCTAACTGAAGTTAATAGagataaaaaagaaattacTGAAATACAACCATTACcaaatttatatgtaatgAAAGATTTAGTACCTGATTTAACGAACTTTTATAATCAATATAAATCTATTGACCCATGGTTAAAGAGAAAAAcgaaaaaagaaaaaggaCAAAAAGAATTTTATCAATCTATTGAAGATAGGAAAAAATTGGATGGGCTTTATGAATGTATTATGTGTGCTTCTTGTTCAACATCTTGTCCGTCTTATTGGTGGAATCCAGAATATTATTTAGGACCAGCCACATTAATGCAAGCCTATAGATGGATTGTCGATAGTAGAGATGAATATACAAAAGAAAGATTAATGGAAGTCAATGACACTatgaaattatatagaTGCCATGGTATTATGAATTGTACTATGTGTTGTCCAAAAGGTTTAGATCCAGCTAAAGCTATAAAAGATATGAAAAATTTAGTTCAAGAAAATTTCTCCAAAGATACCATAAAAGAACATTCTGAATACGTAAAGAGTAAAATggaaaaaacaaaatga
- a CDS encoding putative bromodomain protein, which produces MNDYNHINNQLLIDTSSGMEHITIENNNNCIINNIDNIDYNNKTTNHIIKNNDSIISYKNNNMSSINNLTDIDNNGTTINNQFQENYNNNIISDNKNMNYFSSFSNENTIDDNGNDTNYMNYDDNMNNSEYTNNNNININSNDNLKNNNQCNSMNITDEYISDNNISKNNSTSNILEYHINDSSSNNNNNNNNDNINFIKKEETIKNMDDLFIKNVNDIRSFERGILNLTQEEFIYISNKIHFLGFRFIEVPCVKPKNEKRNTYTAISKRHLNEIKNLSCSLSNSIYDAGKRKSKKSFDPFYSKEELDSKVSYSHHDQKDTKDTNKKKGQTNNVNNNDYINEKDIKNANIKEENHNVNNTKGSNKGTNNTYHNNNSIKSQQEGDKLTSNSKGVKRSASSKFDDLDNKHNNKNVIHGTNFGTNNSSPTHNNSNTGKGKGSKISNSNNKKMNEKEQMKKRQKTNSYNEDNLLDEYEQHKKTYKKKIYRTKNPWKTYCFKILHKLKKKEIACWFLKPVNPELDGIPNYFNVIKNPMDFETIENKLINNKYNNPFEWQHDVRQIFFNAFTYHKVKNCVWNDAYKLAKEFDKLLKQGNDVKNILKDCTKNINSVYFNMKQYNDLVEHTNNTNNNINHNNISKTVTNTSIDDLSSSLSSSSTSSSSSSSSSASSNYDDEAYDNISSANYNKRDSQLHKNAHGKKSSMYMTSASTNTLKNNLNSNQIYFPHGKNKKNEKINKSSKYSISNNNNNNNNVGNKKSIRDNIKNKKDVNSNTVDNDDFEPPSVGIIPEPPGIQKIGINDKGLNNYQVTLLFKNFKRLAPNQRKAALEIIQDDLGILAENHMFDRFFTFDTDLLSIEKQKRIFLYINHMGRINLEHYKTSLISANKVNNPSFSKGKIPQKIVPNKSFIKHGSNNSNINAHYEKRRTNRYVSSSSNSSDSSTSNSSDSSTFSTSSDDSDSDSDSDMDSDSYDKKRKIKRPFPNDKKKELSNKFLEANRRKSLPQYKPVNENRKSLQIRDDVMGMHADFLGSMDSPRNTKNKHRATVSAWPEWKGQVIQQAILTQHKTNVPINKKELIAEGYDAKI; this is translated from the coding sequence atgaatgattataatcatataaataatcaATTATTAATTGATACTAGTAGTGGTATGGAACATATCACTATAgagaataataataattgcattataaataatatagataatattGATTATAACAATAAGACAACGAATCATATCATTAAGAATAATGATTCAATTATATCgtataagaataataatatgagttcaataaataatttaacagatatagataataatgGAACAACTATAAATAATCAGTTCcaagaaaattataataataatataataagtgataataaaaatatgaactATTTCAGTTCTTTTTCAAATGAAAATACCATTGATGATAATGGTAATGAtacaaattatatgaattatgatgataatatgaacaacagtgaatatacaaataataataatattaatattaatagtaatgataatttaaaaaacaataatCAATGTAATAGTATGAATATAACAGATGAATATATtagtgataataatatatcaaaaaataattcaacaagtaatatattagaatatcatataaatgatagtagtagtaataataataataataataataatgataatataaattttataaaaaaggaagaaacgataaaaaatatggatgatttatttataaaaaatgttaatGATATAAGAAGTTTTGAAAGAGgtatattaaatttaacACAAGAagaatttatttatatatcgaataaaattcattttttagGATTTCGATTTATTGAAGTTCCATGTGTTAAACcaaaaaatgaaaaaagaaatacaTACACAGCTATATCAAAAAGACATTTAAACGAGATTAAGAATTTAAGTTGTTCATTATCAAATAGTATATATGATGCTGGGAAAagaaaatcaaaaaaatcTTTTGATCCCTTCTATTCAAAGGAAGAATTGGATTCAAAAGTTTCTTATTCACATCATGATCAAAAGGATACAAAAGATACAAACAAGAAAAAAGGACAAACtaataatgtaaataataatgattatattaatgaaaaggacataaaaaatgctaatataaaagaagaaaatcataatgtaaataatacTAAAGGAAGTAATAAAGGTACGAATAATACgtatcataataataattcaatCAAATCACAACAAGAAGGTGATAAATTGACAAGTAATAGTAAAGGTGTAAAAAGATCTGCTAGTAGCAAATTTGATGATTTGgataataaacataataataaaaatgtaatacATGGTACTAATTTTGGAACAAATAATTCATCTCCTACacataataatagtaatacTGGTAAAGGAAAAGGTTCAAAAATTAgtaattcaaataataaaaagatgAATGAAAAGGAACAGATGAAAAAAAGACAAAAAACGAATAGTtataatgaagataatTTATTGGATGAATATGAACAACATAAGAAAAcatataagaaaaaaatatatagaacAAAAAATCCATGGAAAACTTAttgttttaaaatattacataaattaaaaaagaaagaaataGCTTGTTGGTTTTTAAAACCAGTAAATCCTGAATTAGATGGAATAccaaattattttaatgttataaaaaatcCTATGGATTTTGAAActattgaaaataaattaataaataataaatataataatccTTTTGAGTGGCAACATGATGTAAgacaaatattttttaatgcATTCACATATCATAAAGTAAAAAATTGTGTATGGAATGATGCATATAAATTAGCAAAAGAATttgataaattattaaaacaaGGAAATgatgtaaaaaatatattaaaagattgtacaaagaatattaattctgtttattttaatatgaaACAATATAATGATTTGGTAGAACACACCAATAACactaataataatataaatcataataatattagtAAAACTGTTACAAATACAAGTATTGATGATTTGAGTAGCTCTTTGTCTTCTTCAAGTACTAGTAGTAGCagtagtagtagtagtagtGCTAGTAGtaattatgatgatgaagcttatgataatataagtAGTGCAAATTATAATAAGAGAGATAGTCAATTGCATAAAAATGCTCATGGTAAAAAGTCAAGTATGTATATGACTAGTGCATCTACAaatacattaaaaaataatttaaattcaaaccaaatatatttcccacatggaaaaaataaaaagaatgaaaaaattaataaatcaAGTAAATATAGTataagtaataataataataataataataatgtaggtaacaaaaaaagtataagagataatataaagaacaaaaaagaTGTTAATTCAAATACAGTCGATAATGATGATTTTGAGCCTCCAAGTGTAGGAATTATACCTGAACCACCTGGTATTCAAAAAATTGGTATTAATGATAAAGgattaaataattatcaaGTTACATTActatttaaaaattttaaaagattAGCACCAAATCAAAGAAAAGCTGCTCTAGAAATTATACAAGATGATTTAGGTATACTTGCAGAAAATCATATGTTTGATAGATTCTTTACTTTTGATACTGATTTATTATCTATtgaaaaacaaaaaagaatctttttatatattaatcaTATGGGAAGAATTAATTTAGAACATTATAAGACTTCTTTAATTAGTGCAAACAAAGTGAACAATCCTAGTTTTTCTAAAGGAAAAATACCTCAAAAAATTGTTCCTAATAAAAGTTTTATAAAACATGGtagtaataatagtaatattaaTGCTCATTATGAAAAGAGGAGAACTAATCGATATGTATCTTCATCATCCAATTCATCTGACTCGTCTACGTCCAACTCATCTGATTCATCAACTTTTTCAACCTCTAGTGATGATTCAGATTCTGATAGTGATTCAGATATGGATTCAGATTCATATGataagaaaagaaaaattaaaagacCATTCCcaaatgataaaaaaaaagaattgTCAAATAAATTTCTAGAAGCAAATAGAAGAAAATCATTACCTCAATACAAACCTGTCAATGAAAATAGAAAAAGCTTACAAATAAGAGATGATGTTATGGGTATGCATGCAGATTTTTTAGGATCAATGGATTCACCAAGAAATACCAAGAACAAACATAGAGCAACAGTAAGTGCATGGCCAGAATGGAAAGGACAAGTAATACAACAAGCTATTTTAACACAACACAAAACTAATGTAcctataaataaaaaagaattgATAGCCGAAGGATATGATGctaaaatataa
- a CDS encoding hypothetical protein (conserved Plasmodium protein, unknown function) has product MNKNVEEFFDELISEFNKNEKNGVVNENLNIIEKGENEWTNEDILNNINKSDFSKYTEYSLSSLYITDERIHIDEDNKFQDFINVITKASDVNNKYKWIDSYYKYDSKEELDILAPKAQKKEYIFREYLEPFHLKELCLLRKYEQGAILKSSEKSKVDVNIVSEYIVHNTYKQIMKSFGYYLSHKIYIQAHIFHNKYGNSDHIIVLILRHFKDENFKQPLFHDRALVQIKSYSNDNKYSELTQKNLLHYAEIFKPFVSLRKVNYNFVEEIKDKIMFGI; this is encoded by the coding sequence ATGAATAAAAACGTAGAAGAATTTTTTGATGAACTTATTTCTGAATTTAATAAGAATGAGAAAAATGGCGTGGTAAATGAAaatttgaatataataGAAAAAGGTGAAAATGAATGGACaaatgaagatatattgaataatataaataaaagtgACTTTTCCAAATACACAGAATATTCATTAAGtagtttatatattactgATGAAAGAATACATATtgatgaagataataaatttCAAGATTTTATAAATGTCATAACGAAAGCATCAGATGtaaacaataaatataaatggattgattcatattataaatatgattCCAAAGAAGAATTAGATATTTTAGCACCAAAAGCAcaaaaaaaggaatatatttttagaGAATATTTAGAACCTTTTcatttaaaagaattatgtttattaagaaaatatgaacaaGGTGCTATTTTAAAAAGTTCTGAAAAAAGTAAAGTTGATGTTAATATTGTTTCAGAATATATTGTTCATAATACttataaacaaataatgaAATCTTTTGGTTATTATTTGAGtcataaaatttatattcaaGCTCATATCtttcataataaatatggaAATAGTGATCATATAATTGTTTTAATCTTAAGACATTTTAAAGATGAAAATTTCAAACAACCTTTATTTCATGATAGAGCTCTTGTTCAAATTAAATCATATtcaaatgataataaatattcagAATTAACTCAAAAAAATCTTTTACATTACGCAGAAATTTTCAAGCCTTTTGTTTCATTAAGAAAAGTCAACTACAATTTTGTTGAAGAAATAAAGGATAAAATTATGTTCGGCATATGA
- a CDS encoding hypothetical protein (conserved Plasmodium protein, unknown function), translated as MNIKKDETIKEVEQKSNELAEINMYENSELFSDTTMSEIDNAYKFWNEEEELTSIFDICKEFESSEEEYEEKEVGKKSYNYQKNASIEINTMPLENTTQDEQTNDF; from the exons atgaatattaaaaaagatgaGACCATAAAAGAGGTTGAACAAAAAAGTAATGAGTTGGCAGAAATTAATATGTACGAAAATTCAGAACTTTTTTCTGATACGACTATGTCAGAGATAGATAACGCATATAAATTTTGGAACGAAGAAGAAGAACTTAC ATCCATTTTTGATATATGCAAAGAATTCGAAAGTTCAGAAGAGGAATATGAGGAAAAGGAAGTTGgaaaaaaatcatataattaCCAAAAGAATGCTAGTATTGAAATAAATACCATGCCGTTGGAAAATACTACACAAGATGAACAAACAAATgatttttaa
- a CDS encoding hypothetical protein (conserved Plasmodium protein, unknown function) has protein sequence MSDISDFSDTEDFSEEEKKTETLTKKSKNINVSKKRIEENLESMSKNNSLRSVDIIDENGKLNAQTSGTYRKTLTAQKGSEDDNMLNIKESKTFKHSFSNSKLKEVKHNTSVNAKVADCVMSPPEFFLSHIYHDNKVFTKTYGHSMVEYENEFFIYGGINSKNEYLDEFITFTYGTNTFTSKKLSVNPGKRAYASMTLTYNINNNSPSLLLFGGLCGPNILAKDCYMYDFMEDMWSKYTFKLDSSPGTRYGHAYTYCPNSYATVIWGGINRNNELLNSGHKFNNGEWSELKHKGICPSGRVYSTIVWLDRTTKENIHYSFLYLFGGDLTNKGSPTDELWVYNFKKENWFLMKNSSGEAPCPRWKHGAVIFDKNMWISGGLCSGWFSNYSIPDLYVYDIPSNCWFNCQIASKQIHNCYDYGTLNLHSQTKAFFLFGGKNANNDPTSNVCRFAPLCTNVSIMTMRNEIKRFSNYVLDVKNESEDTANNVSEMQKIIHTFSLDIKDFKILFEALTKSIQMLNDNIENINKEIELLKKTISTEDEAEKKLNVINNEQNTIDKEEEIVNEVKEPQINMENK, from the coding sequence atgtcAGATATTTCGGATTTCTCTGATACGGAAGACTTTTCCGAAGAGGAAAAGAAAACAGAAACACTTACgaaaaaatcaaaaaatataaatgtttcTAAGAAAAGGATTGAAGAAAATTTGGAGTCAATGAGTAAGAACAATAGCTTAAGAAGTGTTGACATAATAGATGAAAATGGCAAATTAAATGCACAAACCTCTGGAACATATAGAAAAACTTTGACAGCACAAAAAGGTTCAgaagatgataatatgtTGAATATAAAGGAATCAAAAACATTTAAACATTCTTTTAGTAATTCGAAATTAAAAGAAGTAAAACATAATACAAGTGTGAATGCTAAAGTTGCTGATTGTGTAATGTCTCCGCctgaattttttttatctcATATTTATCATGATAATAAAGTATTTACTAAAACATATGGACATTCAATGGTAgaatatgaaaatgaatttttcatttatgGTGGAATAAATTCTAAAAATGAATACTTAGATGAATTTATAACATTTACATATGGTACTAATACATTTACTTCAAAAAAGTTAAGTGTGAATCCAGGGAAAAGAGCATATGCGTCTATGACCttaacatataatattaataataatagtccatctttattattatttggTGGATTATGTGGACCAAATATATTAGCAAAAGATTGTTACATGTATGATTTTATGGAAGATATGTGGTcaaaatatacatttaaatTAGATTCATCTCCAGGTACAAGGTATGGTCATGCATATACATATTGTCCTAATAGTTATGCAACCGTTATTTGGGGGGGTATAAATCGaaataatgaattattaaatagtggccataaatttaataatgGTGAATGGAGTGAACTTAAACATAAAGGAATATGTCCATCAGGTAGAGTTTATTCAACTATTGTTTGGCTAGATAGAACTACTAAAgaaaatattcattatagctttttatatttatttggTGGTGATTTAACAAATAAAGGTTCTCCAACAGATGAATTATGGgtttataattttaaaaaagaaaattgGTTCTTAATGAAAAATTCTTCAGGTGAAGCTCCTTGTCCTAGGTGGAAACATGGAGCTGTtatttttgataaaaatatgtgGATATCTGGTGGTTTATGTTCAGGTTGGTTTTCTAATTATTCTATACCAgatttatatgtatatgatATACCTTCGAATTGTTGGTTTAATTGTCAAATAGCTTCTAAACAAATACATAATTGTTATGATTATGGTACTTTAAATTTACATTCACAAACTAAagctttttttttattcgGAGGTAAAAATGCTAACAATGACCCTACATCTAATGTCTGTAGATTTGCCCCTCTATGTACCAATGTATCTATTATGACCATGAGAAATGAAATAAAGAGATTTTCGAACTACGTGCTTGATGTCAAAAATGAATCAGAAGATACTGCAAATAATGTTTCAGAAATgcaaaaaattatacatacTTTTAGTTTAGATATTAAAGATTTTAAAATACTTTTCGAAGCTCTAACAAAAAGTATACAAATgttaaatgataatatagaaaatattaataagGAAATTGAACTTTTGAAAAAGACTATTTCAACAGAGGATGAAGctgaaaaaaaattaaatgtaATCAATAATGAGCAAAATACAATTGATAAAGAAGAGGAGATTGTAAACGAAGTTAAAGAACCCCAGataaatatggaaaataaataa
- a CDS encoding putative integral membrane protein GPR180 has protein sequence MCKSHNKVFAFFLWIVLFFNNEENVQGKVYQGQFNLKKNEKIHYLTKFSCNIGTCQFSIKMKLRDNITAKLLNNYYKLNNKTLKEMEKDKDDVNNHNNNNNNNNYNSKYYQNNNESNKLLHMDYDNAYYVLSNQDFVYIPQRVTLMQDIEQKYVNKNDKCYAFSKLKHSHKFNIPFYFKYSDLVNSKTYNLKNFINNKYSMSFNAIHSELKNNKMIQSEILNYGSLLNEKNSNYAYKEIYAKTTHRVHVWFLMFDDCYDNFIRNLKLNIKTKIAYWEYLLHASKKFDISSLNDIHIRDDTSYNHLQNEETNKDIYDNNNMNENKNRSIFYKSFNFDKITLLENPKRFLFLEEQFTKSEINDISFFLKYYQFKKMKNFNNMYNNLYKNGYYEQVIDYIYQNEGFHIEYEVNIFQTNNSHFSYELLYSPILTFILTILYILLIFNYGSTLIQNITSKSHKHAMILSVAIVIFIQLLSNSLLLIHLFVYSKNGIGIEFFKISFNILNFLAQIIMCTMLLSLSYGFTIFEASFDIILRIKVIFIIITIFHVILVILDNTYIMETSSKFFDNDNVTGYIIFVLRISLAILYHFNINNLFTMSKITPIRNFLKKLYVYGLFYIFSFPIIFIICYIFDTYWRQRFMLFGTALLQFISTYFITKMSLTNSEYFKVSDMSASDLPGATSSWFNQKIHTY, from the exons ATGTGTAAAAGTCACAACAAAGTTTTTGCTTTTTTCTTATGGAtagtattattttttaataatgaGGAGAATGTACAAGGAAAGGTATATCAAGGACAATTTAATctgaaaaaaaatgagaaaattcattatttaaCCAAATTCAGTTGTAATATAGGAACTTGTCAATTTAGTATTAAAATGAAACTTAGAGATAATATAACAGCTAAATTGCTTAATAACTATTATAAGcttaataataaaacttTGAAGGAAATGGAAAAAGACAAAGATGATGTGAACAACcacaacaataataataataataataattataatagtaaatattatcagaataataatgaaaGTAATAAACTACTTCATATGGATTATGATAATGCTTATTATGTATTAAGTAATCAAgattttgtatatatacCTCAAAGAGTAACACTCATGCAAGATATCGAACaaaaatatgttaataaaaatgataaatgTTATGCCTTTAGTAAATTAAAACATTCTCATAAGTTTAATATacctttttattttaaatattcagATTTAGTTAATAgtaaaacatataatttaaaaaattttattaataataaatattccATGTCTTTTAATGCTATACATAgtgaattaaaaaataataaaatgattCAATCcgaaatattaaattatggatcattattaaatgaaaaaaattctaATTATGCATACAAAGAAATATATGCTAAAACAACACATCGAGTACACGTTTGGTTTTTAATGTTTGATGATTGTTATGATAATTTCATACgaaatttaaaattaaatataaagacAAAAATAGCTTATTGGGAATATTTATTGCACGCTTCCAAGAAGTTTGACATATCAAGTTTAAATGATATTCATATAAGAGACGACACTAGTTATAATCACCTTCAAAATGAAGAAActaataaagatatatatgataataataatatgaatgagaataaaaataggtccatattttataaatcaTTCAATTTCGATAAAATAACTCTTTTAGAAAATCCTAAAagatttttatttctaGAAGAACAATTCACAAAAAGTGAAATTAAtgatatatcattttttcttaaatattaccaatttaaaaagatgaagaattttaataatatgtataataatttatataagaatGGATATTATGAACAGGTTattgattatatatatcaaaacGAAGGATTTCATATTGAATATGAagttaatatatttcaaacAAATAATTCACATTTTTCATATGAATTACTTTATTCACCTATActtacatttatattaactattctatatatacttttaatatttaattatgGTAGTACTCttatacaaaatattacatCTAAAAGTCATAAACATGCAATGATACTATCTGTAGCTATTGTCATTTTTATACAATTACTATCTAACTCATTATTACTAATCcatttatttgtttattcAAAGAACGGAATAGGAATTGAATTCTTTAAaatttcatttaatatattaaatttcTTAGCACAAATAATTATGTGCACCATGTTACTTTCCTTGAGTTACGGTTTTACCATATTTGAGGCTTCATTCgatataatattaagaattaaggttatttttataattatcacTATATTTCAC GTAATTTTGGTCATATTGGATAACACCTATATAATGGAAACCTCATCTAAATTTTTCGATAATGATAATGTAACTGGGtacataatatttgttttaaGAATATCACTAGctattttatatcattttaatataaacaatttATTTACAATGTCTAAGATTACACCAATTCGtaactttttaaaaaaattgtatGTATACGGactattttatattttttcatttcctatcatttttatcatttgCTATATATTTGATACATATTGGAGGCAAAGATTCATGTTATTTGGGACAGCTCTTTTGCAATTTATATctacatattttattacaaAAATGTCCTTAACAAATTCAGAATATTTTAAAGTTTCCGATATGTCTGCAAGTGATCTCCCTGGAGCAACATCCAGTTGGTTCAATcaaaaaatacatacatattaa
- a CDS encoding putative RNA polymerase subunit 8c, whose amino-acid sequence MASNILFEDRFVISSVDNSKFEKVSRIKAKSTGYDAELILDVHSELFRVEEKKAIYLALQDKLLNRNDEKSWEQNENVPLNNIEYIMSGRIFKFEELSSERRTVYASFGGLMMALTTDKQFIGDLEIDMKIYLLTKNIDIERTRE is encoded by the exons atggcATCAAACATTTTATTTGAAGATCGTTTTGTTATAAGTAGTGTAGATAATTCAAAATTTGAAAAAGTGAGCAGAATTAAAGCAAAAAGTACAGGTTATGATGCAGAGTTAATACTTGATGTTCATTCTGAATTGTTCAGGgttgaagaaaaaaag GCTATTTATTTAGCCCTTCAAGATAAATTGTTAAATCgaaatgatgaaaaaagttgggaacaaaatgaaaatgttccattaaataatattgaatatattatgagtggaagaatttttaaatttgAAGAATTATCATCGGAAAGAAG gACTGTATATGCTTCCTTCGGTGGATTAATGATGGCATTGACTACTGATAAACAATTTATTGGAGATTTGGAAATCgatatgaaaatatatttactaaccaaaaatatagatattgAAAGAACAAgagaataa